GAAATGGGGTGTGACAAgtaaattgtatttttgtaaGTGTACAAATTATATGCAAAATATGTAACTGCTTTTTTCCtgaggattttttttcttttcatattggGTTTTTTCCTAGTAAGGTTTTAATAAGGCATATTCATATATGTAATTGGCATATAAagagaaatattataaatattataaaatagataCTTAATATCCATTATGCTTAGTGTCCTTTCATGCCATGTGTCATTCACCTCCACATCCAACAACGTTTGTCATGTGTCTTGAAAATACTGACCTTTAGTGACCATATAATTTACCTCATATTCGTCAAATTATCTATAAATAGTGCCATTTGTTGGAGTTGTAAGACAGGTATAGTTGAAATATCTAAATAAGTGGGAGAGtgaaatttttgttgaaaattttctaatttcttatttattttatttgtatgttatatttaattattttaatattatttttctggATTTTCgtccttcatttttcttaaaaaaacgatatttttttgttgcaatATTAggctgtttttgtttttattttaaaatttaaatttttggttcttttatCCAAATTTCAATGTGAAATGTAAAGACAACAAATCACACCGCTTGAGACGAAGTAATAATTTGAGAAAGAGATTGAAAAGAGGACAAAAAGAGGgtgaaattatttaataatgccgttattttattcattttttacatTGGCTCATAATATATctcacaacaaaaaaagaaagaaacaaagaaaggagTGTTGGCAATGACACACATACTTCACGAGGGAAATCCATAGCTTCAAAGCTTATTGGAATCACTCTGCTTCCTGAATTATTCAAACTTTGTTActtatacttatattatacaCACACACTTTTATTCCTTCAAACATacatcatatataatattacatttttgttatgaTCTCAGTTTCTGCCTCCTCCTTTTCCACCCCCGCCCTTCCCGCCGCCTCCTCTCCATACACCGCCGCCGCCGCCTCCACCGAAGCCTCCCCAGCCAGGCGGTGGTCCTGTAGCATACTTCCCATCTTCATAACTGCCATCGTTGTCCACATGTGCTACATCCTTTGCTGAAACTAAATAAACCCAAAGATTTCATTTACACCACTTTCTGATCTCACCCCTTTACACATCAGAATTTACAGCACTTTTCTCAATCATATATGGTTATGTAAGCGCTATATTTGGCTCCATCTTCTGTTTTACTTTCCATCCAATTTTAATAAGAGCAATGCATCTGATCCCATTCTTCTCTCGGATCAccgtttttaaacaaaatatcagttgttgaaaagaacaaaaactgCCATGTTACAGTTTTTTACTCTCCCTTTGGTATGGGATAGGTTTTTTATTTGGATAGCTACTCCCTCTGTTGTAAAAAATAGGTGCGAACACCgagtagttttcttttaattataatcaCACATACAAAACGGCTCGTTTATTAGGTTGTTGATCGATTAATTATCCCAAAACGTCTCGAAAACTTTTGGTAAAGCTTGATgtgttcaaaaaatttaacacaAGTCTTGTTCtaattataatcttaattttactTTCATGCAAAACATGCATGGAAATTTCGTAAGTAATTATGTTAAAGTTTCAACACTAAAAACTGATAGGAAATACGTCTGTGTTAAATACAATACCTTGTTTCTCATCTTGAGTTGTGTGGATTTGTGTAGCCCATGAGATGACTAAAACAGACAAAAGTAGAAGacaaaaaaacagagaatATTTGGATTTCATTTTCACTTTGGATGAAAACCTACTGATTATTATACAAGTATCAGGATTTTATAGAGGGAGACAGCTTCAAATAGATACGATTTTAAACACATCCATATCATACTCGAATCATATAACATTGTTAAAGCGAGCATAACTAATTAGCATACAAATCATGATCGACCCATAATTTTATATCAGAgataactttatatatataaattaaaaattttagttcttttaacTCTTAAATTTGTGTCCTCTTAATTTTTACCAAAGAATTTAGAGATCCTTAATCAACAGAGGAACCAACAATCTTAGTTCAACGggtacattttttatattcaaatataacagacattttttttagaaaaactttcataaatagaacaaagagacaaaatatttacggtgtgtgataaattgaaaaagtcaatgaaatttatcattttcttaaaaatttcaGGATTGTCCTTCTTATCAtagtctttcttctcttctcttccgcgatattttttctttttattgtctttttctcttcttgtgcaatttttttaatatctccatttgctcttccttttcatattctttcttttgcaatttttctttcctttctcatcatctttctcttgttatgtaattttttccctttctattgtctttttctttcttcggtaatttttttagatttttttttcaaactgttatttggtttaaCATCatgtaacaaatataaaagattgtgaaaaaaaatcttgaaaaaaaaatcgttgagattTAGCTACCCTAGTTTAAACGATTGTGTGTAAACATCAcgtataaaaaaatcttgaaaaacataatttagatttgactaccaatcttaaatgattaaattaaacgaTACGATCACGtaccaaaaaaaatcttgaaaaaaatcatttaggcTTGGttaccaaaatctaaacaatcctATAGAGAAgaataatcaaatctaaacgttCCTACCAATTAATCACGTGGTATTTTATGGACGTGTagactttttatgttttcgaaattgttttatatagtgtaatattttattctattttttatatattattttataaaaaaacataacagGTGAGGTATAAGTGCACAAAATGAGGGGACACGTGTTCATAGATTCGGCTGTGACATGTATTATAGAGGAACTATCCAACTTTGGGAGCTAGTCATATATGTTCAACGTAAGGCCCCaacaaaaggagaagaaacaGGAGGATTCTAACAGATACATATGCAAAAGGCATGGCatattataacattatatttgggagaatttatttgtttctttttaattttatgatctctttttttatctttacatGCACGTATATATAAggatctttttttataaataaaatgttgcaATCCGGCTAAGTATGTTTTGTTGGGGAGTGTTTTTAGTTGACTAGATATCCTCAGCTTTGGCCGCCTAACTTCAcccttcttttgttttatgtatacTCAATTAAGTCAAGCTCATCAGTGGGCTCAAAGCCTAAGGAGTCATCTAAGTCGGTCCAAGTTTAACCCAAAAGTAACACTTAATAATTGGATCCACAGCAAGAATACCAATTCacaatttgtcattttaaaaaaattctcttgTCCTGTCCCAATGTCACTTGATGCCACCATGTGAAGGCGTGCCTATCTAGACACTCTACGCATATCCCCCACAAGATAACACACATAAGACCTAGTAAACGAAATTAACACCACCAATACAACCATTCTTTAAGCAACTTGAACCTTGTCTTTATTGTCGAGTTCAACTTTAAACCCTTTAATTGCTAAGCAATAATAAAAACACACCACAACCGAATATAACAAATAAGTTCTCTTTAATACTTAACAACTATGTTCAAAATACAATTCATACTCTCTTTACAACAAAAgacttaaaataaaactttgagGTCTTCAAGCCTAGCACAACTTCACTTAAATGTCTAGCTTGGCTCGCCTAATCATCACGTAGCAGCTCACCTTACCCTTCTTATCTTGGCCCCAACGCTTTGGACCTGGGGAGGAAAACTTTACACATAAGTCAAATACTAAGTGAGTGATGATTTTGATATTCAGTTGGGAAATACAATTTAATcacataaattcatttttatttttataaacaaactCTAAATGTTTCATtacaataaaacataaatcacACATGTGCTTCGTTACTTATTCATTTCTGCCAAGAACACGAACCATGTCTAGACTTGAATACTAGCATCTCTTGGAAAATTTCCTCGATTCATTTCTTGTTGTTTAGTTTGCTACTTCAATGCTTTCTCACAACGCATTAGTCAGCTTCATTCCGTCATGTAGtcatttttttacattgttgTCGTTACtcattatgtgcacataataaCATCCAAAAATCTACAACCTCCTCAAAATTGgtatattttttgtaattcccctattttttttctttttttgtcttgTAGTTTTGAATACTTGTTTGAGATAAGATCCATATAggttatttctttctttttattctttttacaaacccattttctttttttgaaaaatatataaaaaccacttttttataatttatctatTGTATTGCAtgttacattttcttttcaggTCTTTTTagcaatattaaaaaaaaattaatataaccaAATGAATCAAAGCAAAATATACCAAATTATATCATGAAAGATAATCATCATCCACAGTCTATTGcaacaaaaaagttattatctATAActattatagtttgtaaatatttatagtaGTTATGtcgtttaaaataataaaaaaaatatccgtacattttaatttttttgaattaaaattacaaaaccattCCATATAGaggttattatttttttttaatgtattttttcaaaaagaaaatctttgccttatttttcaaatctttgaaGTAAAATGTGGTAGTTGTAATTACACCCTGAAAAAACCATTCAAATTTATACCTTCCAAACTTATACATAGTTGTAGAAGTTGGACTCCATAAAcaattgagagagaaaaataaaagagaattgTTACATTTGGTACGTTCTAAAAGTTTATGGTAATCGAAACAAAGATatacaatgttttaattattagatggtaaaaaagaatatattttttaaataaaaactaccCTATATGTGTTTGTTGATATTCCTAAAATGTGTGGTGTCGccttaatttaaaagtttgatgtgAACGTTTGggttttatttaaagttaaacCAAATCTTTTCAATTAGTTTTGCACACATTTCCCATCCAACTATATCAAAACGCTACATATAATAAcctaattataaattcaaaactctcctccttttttcttaatctctCTCGTAGTTATGtgttatcaattttttttctattatataatTCCGTTGGTGGGAAATATCTCGACtgaaataatttcttttcgtTAAGAttagttttctgtttttttattgacCATATCTTGGgattgttatttatttctctGGTTTGGTGTGTTTGTTGTGTGGGaagaatcaagaaaaaaataaatttgttcaagaaagaaaaagggagaaaaagcGTTGTTTTTTTGTGAATCCTTCAGGTAAGTCAACAATATGAAGaacgtttttttcttttatagagAATAGAGATTGAGAATCAACtctattgaaaattgaatgtaCCTTAATCAATTGTTTGAAGAGATTAATTTTACTTAAGCTGCATATGATAGTTATTAGTGATTAATTTACTGTTTTACAAGTTAGTAAGATAGAATCACCAAAGTATAGAATGTTGAAAATGTATTGTGTTATTGCcgttatatttgtttattgttcTTTTAGCAGTTTCTTCAGTTTTTAACTAAAGTAACTACCTGAAGCACAAGTGTTAACTATTTTATTGTGCGTGAAGGAAATTCGATTACTAGTCCTCTAGTTTTAGATGGATCGAATTATGCTTATTGGAAAGCAAGGATGATTGCATTCTTGAAATCAATTGATAGCAAGTCCTAAAAAGCTCTTATTACTTAATGGGAACATCCTATTGTTAAAGATACTAATGGTAAGGTCACTCAGAAGCTTGAAATCTCCTTGTCTAATATAGAGGATGAAgctctaaaaaataattcttgTGCCTTAAATGCAATCTTTAATGGGGTTGATCATAATGTTTTCAAACTTATTAACACATGTACATCAGTTAAGGAGGCATGAAGTATTCTGGAGGTTGCCTATGAAGGTACCTCAAAAGTAAAAGTGTCACGAGTACAGTTATTAGCTTCAAAATATGAAGCTCTCAGAATGATTTAAGATGAATCGATAGTTGAGTTTAATGTGTGTGTTCTTGATCTATCAAATGAATCATTTTCTCTTGgtgaaaaaatttatgatcCTAAGCTTGTTAGAAAAGTATTGAGATCTCCTCATCTCGCTTTAACATGAAGGTCACTTCCATTATATTGAAGAGGCAAATGACATTACCATAATGAAGCTTGATGAGTTATTTGGTTCCTGGagaacttttgaattttgtctCTCAAAGATGGagatccaaaaaagaaaagtggaaTTGCATTGCAATTGATAAACGATGACAAATCTAAATTAAGCAAAGATCGCTCACATGATAAAAACTTAGTTTAACTATAGCCTTATTGAAGAAGCAGGTTTTAAAgcttaaaagtaaattttataaaaggtCTGGTGGTTATGGATCGCAGTCTAATAGAGAGGTTAACAATTCCAACTCTTCTAGATTTGGTTCCTCCAGTTTATATACTCATAAGCGAAAAGATGTTGACAAGAGTGATTCACAATCTCTTAGAAGTGATAGAAGCTTCAGATGCCATGAGTGTGAAAGTTTTGAACACTACCAAGCAAAATGTCCTACTTTcttaaagaggaaaaagaata
This is a stretch of genomic DNA from Cucumis sativus cultivar 9930 chromosome 4, Cucumber_9930_V3, whole genome shotgun sequence. It encodes these proteins:
- the LOC116403496 gene encoding acanthoscurrin-1-like; the protein is MKSKYSLFFCLLLLSVLVISWATQIHTTQDEKQVSAKDVAHVDNDGSYEDGKYATGPPPGWGGFGGGGGGGVWRGGGGKGGGGKGGGRN